The stretch of DNA TCTGGCCGAAGAGAAAATATGCGGATCTGCGGACGATCGTTCCGATCAGAACCGAGATGACGAGCAGCAGCAGGATCTCGAACGCAACCAGCGTGATCCGCCCCGTCCAGGAGTCCGGATGCGTGATGGACTCCGCGATCCCCTGCTCCTTCCTGGCCGGCTCCGGGATGGGTGTCGGATCATGCACGATAATCTGAACGGGCAGAAGCGGCGTCCGGTCCTCGGGCGAGCCGACCCGTGCTCGCTCGCTCCCCGATGCGCTCTGGATGACGGGCGCACCAGAAGGATCTGCGCCCTGCTCTTTTTCCCCGGTACGCTGAAGCAGCATGTGTTTTCACCTCACGGTTCGACAACCGAAGACCGGCCCGCACCCAATCCACGATATATTGGCATATATTACCCGCCACCGCCGCGCAACTCGGCCCACTCTCGTGAGCCGGATGCGGTGCGTCAGTCCGCGGCGGCGTCGCCGGCGGCGGACTGGCGGATGAACTGGAGTTCGTACAGGCGCGCGTACAGCCCGCCGCGGCGCAGCAGTTCGGCGTGGGTGCCGCGCTCGCGCACTTCGCCCTGGTGCAGCACCAGGATCTGGTCCGCGCTGACGACCGTCGACAGGCGGTGCGCGATCACCAGCGAGGTGCGGCCGCGCATCAGCTCGTCCAGCGCTTCCTGGATCTGCGCCTCCAGTTCCGAATCCACTGAACTGGTCGCCTCGTCCAGCACCAGCACCTGCGGATCGAACGCCAGCGCCCGCGCGAACGACACGAGCTGGCGCTCGCCCACGCTCAGCGACAGGCCGCGCTCGCCCAGCGGCTGGTCGTATCCACCCGGCAGGCGCTGGACGACGCGGTCCGCGCCCACCCGCGCCGCCGCCGCGCGCACCTGCTCGTCCGAGATCTCCGCCGCGCCCAGCCGGATGTTGCTGCTGACGTCCTGGCTGAACAGAAAGACGTCCTGCAGCACCAGGCTCACCCGCGCCCGCAGTTCCGCCATGGGCACGCGCCGCACGGGAACGCCGTCGAACAGCACCTCGCCGCGCGTGGTGTCGTAGAAGCGCATCAGCAGCGAGATGATGGTGCTCTTTCCCGCCCCGGTCGCGCCCACGATGGCCACGCGCTCCCCCGGCCGCGCCACGAAGCTCACGCCGCGCAGCACCCACTCGCCGTCGTCGTCGTAGCGGAACCACACGTCGCGGAACTCGATCTCCCCCCGCCCGGGCACCGGCAGGCGCAGCGGATCGGCGTCGTCCGCCACCTCGGGGGTGGTGTCCAGCAGCTCGAAGATGCGCTCCGACGCCGCCATCGCCCCCTGCAGGATGTTGTACTTTTCCGACAGGTCCTGGATGGGGCGAAAGAAGCGGCGTGTGTACTGAAGAAAGGCCGCCACCACGCCCAGCGTCATCGTCCCCTGGATGGTTTCGCCGCCGCCGTACCACAGGATCAGGGCGAGCGCCACCGCCGTCAGCACTTCGATCGTGGGAAAGAAGAGCGCGTAGTAGGTGATGGAGCGCAGGTGCGCCTGCAGGTGGTCGTCGTTGATCTGCTTGAAGCGGCGCAGCGTGGGCTCCTGCCGCCCGAACAGCTGCACCACCCGCATTCCCGACACCTGCTCCTGCATGAAGGCGTTGATGCGCGCCAGCCGCACGCGGATGTCGCGGTACGCCGTGCGGATCAGCCCGCGGAACACGAAGGTGGCGACGGCCACCAGCGGCAGGACGGTGAAGGTGACCAGCGCCAGCCGCCAGTTCAGCTGCAGCATCATCCCCAGGATGAAGATGAGCGTGAACACGTCGCCGAACACGGTGACCAGCCCCGACGAGAACGCCTCGTTCAGCTGCTCCACGTCGTTGGTGACGCGCGTCATCAGACGCCCCACCGGGTTGCGGTCGAAGTAGCGCAGGCTCAGGCGCTGCAGGTGCGTGAACACCTCGGCCCGCATGTCGAACATCACCCGCTGCCCCAGCCAGGTGGTGAGCAGCGTGTCGGCGTACTCCGCCAGAAAGCCCAGGACGAGCGAGCCGGCGTAGGCGGCCACCAGCCACCCCAGCAGCCGGGCGTCGCCGTCGGGAATGGCGCGGTCCAGCGCCACCTTGGTCAGGTAGGGCCCGGCCAGCTCCAGCCCGGCGCCCACGAACAGCAGGACCAGCGCGAGCGCCACCTGTGGCCGGTAGGGGCGCAGGTAGCCCACCAGGCGGCGCAGCAGCCGCCGGTCGTAGGCGCGGGCGTCGGGCTCCAGCTCCTGCGCGGACGGTTCGCTCATGCGCGCGGGCGCGCGGGGGCGCGGGAAAGGCGGACGGATGAAATGGGCTGATCCATGGCGCGGAACGTAGCGCCGGGGCGGCGGGGCGGCAACGCGCGGGATGGCATCGTTGACAACGTCTGGACGCGCACTGTAGCTTGGCCCATCCCCCCAGACACACGCCACGGGGCCCCGCTCCACGACGTCTCCGCCACTCCCATGACCCATCCGGACCCCGGCTCGCGACAGAGCCGCGCGCCCCGCGCTGCGCTCGGGGTGCTTCTTTGCGGCGCCTGCCTGCTGGCCGGGT from Longimicrobium terrae encodes:
- a CDS encoding ABC transporter ATP-binding protein, whose protein sequence is MSEPSAQELEPDARAYDRRLLRRLVGYLRPYRPQVALALVLLFVGAGLELAGPYLTKVALDRAIPDGDARLLGWLVAAYAGSLVLGFLAEYADTLLTTWLGQRVMFDMRAEVFTHLQRLSLRYFDRNPVGRLMTRVTNDVEQLNEAFSSGLVTVFGDVFTLIFILGMMLQLNWRLALVTFTVLPLVAVATFVFRGLIRTAYRDIRVRLARINAFMQEQVSGMRVVQLFGRQEPTLRRFKQINDDHLQAHLRSITYYALFFPTIEVLTAVALALILWYGGGETIQGTMTLGVVAAFLQYTRRFFRPIQDLSEKYNILQGAMAASERIFELLDTTPEVADDADPLRLPVPGRGEIEFRDVWFRYDDDGEWVLRGVSFVARPGERVAIVGATGAGKSTIISLLMRFYDTTRGEVLFDGVPVRRVPMAELRARVSLVLQDVFLFSQDVSSNIRLGAAEISDEQVRAAAARVGADRVVQRLPGGYDQPLGERGLSLSVGERQLVSFARALAFDPQVLVLDEATSSVDSELEAQIQEALDELMRGRTSLVIAHRLSTVVSADQILVLHQGEVRERGTHAELLRRGGLYARLYELQFIRQSAAGDAAAD